A region from the Polyangiaceae bacterium genome encodes:
- a CDS encoding BamA/TamA family outer membrane protein — protein MNRHLCAALLVGAACLSTRAADAEPREDASGKRITGDPGHPLDAPIASDEKRPVPDYDGRPDETTAGDVLLWVPRVLLSPAYVVSEFVVRRPLGALVTVIEKEKVVPKVFDFFTFGPNDNIGIVPTGLIDFGFRPSVGVYFFWDDFIAKDNDLRSHAATWGPDWILFNVKNRTHFGLHQDLTMRAELERRSDWVFYGIGPETSSTPARFQATSLRAGFLYHADLWRSSELETFVTARDVSFDATEGCCEEETLATDIARGRLAEPPGLADGYTILESGITAELDTRKPKKPDELPEGSDWVTPPGSGLKLQLRGMHATGLRDSPMPSATAPGRYHWLKYGATLGGYLDLTGEQRVVSLSLIGDFADPIDSGTDIPFTELVSLGGDRPMRGYLEGRLLGRSSAVAQLEYQWPIWVWIDGAMHYSVGNVFGEHLDGFEAKLLRQSFGIGLKTSSSRDHVFEALLAFGTETFDQGAEVENVRFVLGATSGF, from the coding sequence ATGAATCGGCATCTGTGCGCAGCGCTCTTGGTCGGAGCGGCGTGTCTGTCCACCCGGGCAGCGGATGCCGAACCGCGGGAGGATGCTTCCGGCAAGCGCATCACGGGTGACCCGGGGCATCCACTGGATGCGCCCATCGCGTCGGACGAAAAGCGTCCGGTGCCGGACTACGATGGACGGCCGGACGAAACGACGGCGGGGGACGTGCTGCTGTGGGTGCCACGGGTGCTGCTGTCGCCCGCATACGTGGTGAGCGAGTTCGTGGTGCGGCGCCCGCTCGGAGCGTTGGTCACCGTGATCGAGAAGGAGAAGGTCGTCCCCAAGGTGTTCGACTTCTTCACCTTTGGCCCCAACGACAACATCGGCATCGTGCCCACCGGACTGATCGACTTCGGGTTCCGCCCGAGCGTGGGCGTGTACTTCTTCTGGGACGACTTCATCGCCAAGGACAATGACCTCCGCTCCCACGCGGCCACCTGGGGACCGGACTGGATCTTGTTCAACGTGAAGAACCGCACCCACTTCGGCCTGCACCAGGACTTGACGATGCGCGCCGAGCTCGAACGACGTTCGGATTGGGTGTTCTACGGCATCGGTCCGGAGACCAGCAGCACCCCCGCGCGCTTCCAGGCCACCAGCCTGCGCGCCGGCTTTCTGTACCACGCGGATCTGTGGCGCTCGAGCGAGCTGGAAACCTTCGTCACCGCGCGGGACGTGAGCTTCGATGCTACCGAAGGCTGCTGCGAAGAAGAGACGCTCGCCACGGACATTGCGCGCGGCCGCTTGGCGGAGCCGCCGGGCTTGGCAGACGGCTACACGATTCTGGAGAGCGGCATCACGGCGGAGCTCGACACGCGCAAGCCGAAGAAGCCCGACGAGCTACCCGAAGGCAGCGACTGGGTCACGCCGCCCGGAAGCGGATTGAAGCTCCAGCTGCGCGGCATGCATGCCACCGGCCTGCGTGATTCTCCCATGCCCAGCGCCACGGCCCCGGGCCGCTATCACTGGCTCAAGTACGGCGCCACGTTGGGCGGATACTTGGATCTGACCGGCGAGCAGCGCGTGGTGAGCCTGTCCTTGATCGGAGACTTCGCCGACCCCATCGACAGCGGCACGGACATTCCCTTCACGGAGCTGGTGTCCCTGGGTGGAGATCGCCCCATGCGCGGCTACCTGGAAGGTCGGCTATTGGGCAGGAGCTCTGCCGTCGCCCAGCTCGAGTACCAATGGCCCATCTGGGTGTGGATCGACGGCGCCATGCACTACTCCGTGGGCAACGTGTTCGGCGAGCACTTGGATGGCTTCGAAGCGAAGCTCCTCCGACAGTCCTTCGGCATCGGGCTGAAGACCTCGAGCTCCCGCGACCACGTGTTCGAAGCGCTGCTCGCGTTCGGCACGGAGACCTTCGACCAGGGCGCGGAAGTGGAGAACGTACGCTTCGTGCTGGGAGCAACCAGTGGCTTCTAG
- a CDS encoding NUDIX domain-containing protein translates to MEASQPAPGAGTAGSRVRAAKTSAAWTCPAAPVPTPRRSPTKISASRVSVPAAVVAEPSVAPTTTIPPPPIPILRAPAATPIPPWVARVARCWWRAKCASRHSSSATTGHDLARAAAPARRALESGCAAGARVHRVVLAFRAAALGRCSPARAGGGGTPRRPRRDRARQALFSLGQPVPRLPGDTRPFADVGRRARQLGPFGHRRRHGHGRLHRRDPRGPRSQRRPRARRARERSRHPRDHRPRRVRPRGARLELRALGARSRRPRSACQGARRLQRRQRRPSQGRAPVGSRRPRPRDPRPPGRPRAARRPPPRVARGRAPRSRSLARRVTVKLSAGLLMYRRHHGALQVLLVHPGGPLWKNKDDGAWSIPKGLPEAGEELLAAAQREFREETGIAPDQPYLPLGKVTQKSGKVVHAWAFEGDCDPGGITSNTFEMEWPPRSGKSATFPEVDRADFFDVETARKKINAAQSRFLDELLRQV, encoded by the coding sequence ATGGAGGCTTCCCAGCCTGCACCGGGAGCTGGGACGGCGGGCTCACGGGTCCGTGCTGCGAAAACGTCCGCTGCGTGGACGTGCCCGGCGGCGCCTGTCCCGACGCCTCGCAGATCGCCTACGAAGATCTCGGCATCACGGGTCTCGGTTCCGGCAGCTGTGGTTGCGGAACCTTCGGTGGCCCCTACGACCACGATTCCGCCGCCCCCTATTCCGATACTCAGGGCGCCTGCTGCTACACCTATTCCACCATGGGTTGCACGGGTCGCCCGCTGTTGGTGGCGGGCGAAATGCGCCTCGCGCCACTCGTCGTCGGCAACGACTGGGCATGACCTCGCCCGCGCTGCGGCGCCGGCTCGCCGAGCTCTGGAGTCAGGATGCGCTGCTGGAGCACGCGTCCATCGCGTCGTTCTCGCGTTTCGCGCTGCAGCTCTTGGCCGTTGCAGCCCCGCCCGCGCTGGTGGCGGGGGCACACCGCGCCGCCCTCGACGAGATCGAGCACGCCAAGCTCTGTTTTCGCTTGGCCAACCAGTACCGCGACTCCCCGGTGACACCCGGCCCTTTGCCGATGTCGGGCGACGTGCTCGGCAGCTTGGCCCTTTCGGACATCGCCGCCGCCACGGTCACGGAAGGCTGCATCGGCGAGACCCTCGGGGCCCTCGAAGCCAGCGCCGCCCTCGAGCGCGCCGAGCCCGAGAACGTTCGCGCCACCCTCGAGATCATCGCCCGCGACGAGTCCGTCCACGCGGAGCTCGCCTGGAGCTTCGTGCGCTGGGCGCTCGATCGCGGCGACCCCGAAGTGCGTGCCAAGGTGCTCGCCGCCTTCAGCGCCGGCAGCGCCGACCGAGCCAAGGCAGAGCCCCCGTCGGATCCCGACGCCCACGCCCTCGCGATCCACGGCCGCCTGGACGCCCGCGCGCTGCACGCCGTCCGCCGCCGCGCGTGGCTCGAGGTCGTGCGCCCCGCAGCCGAAGCCTTGCTCGGAGAGTCACCGTGAAGCTCAGCGCCGGGCTGCTCATGTACCGCCGACACCACGGCGCCCTGCAGGTGCTGTTGGTGCACCCCGGCGGCCCGTTGTGGAAGAACAAAGACGACGGCGCGTGGTCCATTCCGAAGGGCCTGCCCGAGGCGGGGGAAGAGCTGCTCGCCGCCGCCCAGCGCGAGTTTCGCGAAGAGACGGGCATCGCGCCGGACCAACCCTACCTGCCCCTCGGCAAGGTCACCCAGAAGAGCGGCAAGGTCGTCCACGCCTGGGCCTTCGAAGGCGACTGCGATCCCGGTGGCATCACCAGCAACACCTTCGAGATGGAATGGCCCCCGCGGAGTGGCAAAAGCGCCACGTTCCCCGAGGTGGACCGCGCTGATTTTTTTGATGTCGAAACGGCGCGGAAAAAGATCAACGCGGCTCAATCACGGTTCTTGGACGAGCTGTTACGTCAGGTCTAA
- a CDS encoding rhodanese-like domain-containing protein gives MVKDGAVLLDVRTPEEWGQEHIPGAVNIPVDDIDGRASELSKDKPVVTYCKSGMRAHRAAEALRAKGFTVYELGGIGDWDTTDC, from the coding sequence ATGGTGAAGGATGGCGCCGTGCTGCTCGACGTGCGCACCCCGGAGGAATGGGGACAGGAGCACATCCCTGGGGCGGTGAACATTCCGGTGGACGACATCGACGGTCGCGCCAGCGAGCTCTCGAAGGACAAACCGGTGGTGACCTACTGCAAGTCTGGAATGCGCGCGCATCGCGCCGCCGAGGCCCTTCGGGCCAAGGGCTTCACCGTGTACGAGCTCGGCGGTATTGGCGACTGGGACACGACCGACTGTTGA
- a CDS encoding arylamine N-acetyltransferase, with protein sequence MSELDEYLARIEYGGSTAPSSEVLDALCQAHVTHVPFENLDVLLGVPISLAPAALMDKLVRRRRGGYCFEHVILFREMLTALGFTSELLLGRVYASPALTVPPRTHALVRVQLTSGVVIADPGFGGHGPRGSLPLVSGASVQCGVEQHRLERDGDRWLLHGDMGQGERLLHAFTEERQHPIDLEVANHFTATHPASKFKNTLMLQLVLPDGRVSLHGNRLSVRRGTKLEQSDVETRRDLARILRDDFTLDVPRVSSLRVPAVPGWT encoded by the coding sequence ATGAGTGAGCTGGACGAGTACCTCGCGCGTATCGAGTACGGCGGCTCGACCGCGCCTTCGTCCGAGGTGTTGGACGCCTTGTGCCAAGCGCACGTGACGCACGTCCCCTTCGAGAACCTGGACGTGCTCTTGGGCGTGCCGATCTCGCTCGCGCCCGCTGCGCTGATGGACAAGCTCGTGCGCCGTCGGCGTGGCGGGTACTGCTTCGAGCACGTGATCTTGTTCCGCGAGATGCTCACGGCGCTCGGCTTCACCTCGGAGCTGTTGCTCGGCCGCGTGTACGCCAGCCCGGCGCTCACCGTGCCACCTCGAACTCACGCCCTGGTCCGAGTGCAGCTGACGAGCGGCGTGGTGATCGCGGATCCGGGCTTTGGTGGCCATGGTCCGCGCGGCAGTTTGCCGTTGGTCTCGGGCGCGTCAGTGCAATGCGGCGTCGAGCAGCACCGCTTGGAGCGGGATGGCGATCGCTGGTTGCTCCACGGCGACATGGGCCAGGGAGAACGGCTATTGCACGCCTTCACCGAGGAGCGGCAGCACCCGATCGATCTGGAAGTGGCCAATCACTTCACGGCGACACATCCCGCGTCCAAGTTCAAGAACACGCTGATGCTCCAGCTCGTCTTGCCCGACGGCAGAGTCAGCCTACATGGCAATAGATTGTCGGTGCGGCGCGGAACCAAGCTGGAGCAGAGCGACGTCGAGACACGTCGAGATCTCGCTCGCATACTGCGCGACGACTTCACCCTCGACGTACCTCGAGTTTCGTCCTTGCGAGTCCCGGCAGTGCCCGGCTGGACGTGA
- a CDS encoding VOC family protein, whose product MATDDQGAFIWYELMTSDAKSAKAFYDSVVGWNIDAQAASTLPIDYRMIKRSDGKFAGGVLTLSKDMADHGAQPGWFGYVHVPSVDAAVEHMVGAGGKVHLPARDMDGVGRMAMVSDPQGAVLYLMTPTPPASDPNAKSDVFSYTEAEHVRWNELSTADPKAAAALYAELLGWRQEGSMPMGPMGDYLFLHHGDGMIGAVMQKTPGAPCSAWGYYIGVDDIDRAAKAVQAGGGKLLGELQEIPGGEFSVKCRDPQGADFGLVGPRAG is encoded by the coding sequence ATGGCAACAGACGATCAAGGCGCATTCATCTGGTACGAGCTGATGACCTCGGACGCGAAGAGCGCGAAGGCTTTCTACGATTCGGTGGTGGGCTGGAACATCGACGCTCAGGCGGCGAGCACCCTGCCCATCGACTACCGAATGATCAAGCGCAGCGACGGCAAGTTTGCCGGTGGGGTGCTGACGCTGAGCAAGGACATGGCCGACCACGGGGCCCAGCCGGGCTGGTTTGGCTACGTGCACGTTCCGAGCGTCGACGCTGCCGTCGAACACATGGTTGGAGCCGGCGGCAAGGTGCACCTCCCCGCTCGCGACATGGACGGTGTCGGACGAATGGCGATGGTTTCCGATCCGCAGGGCGCCGTGCTCTACCTGATGACGCCCACTCCGCCCGCCAGCGACCCCAACGCCAAGAGTGACGTCTTTTCCTACACCGAAGCGGAGCACGTGCGCTGGAACGAGCTTTCGACCGCGGACCCGAAGGCGGCCGCCGCGCTGTATGCGGAGCTGCTGGGTTGGAGACAGGAAGGGTCGATGCCCATGGGCCCGATGGGTGACTACCTGTTCCTCCACCATGGCGACGGCATGATCGGCGCCGTCATGCAGAAGACGCCCGGCGCCCCGTGCTCGGCCTGGGGCTACTACATCGGCGTCGATGACATCGACCGGGCCGCCAAGGCGGTGCAGGCCGGCGGCGGCAAGCTGCTCGGGGAGCTGCAGGAGATCCCGGGCGGTGAGTTTTCGGTGAAATGCCGAGATCCCCAGGGCGCTGACTTCGGCTTGGTCGGACCTCGCGCGGGCTGA
- a CDS encoding helix-turn-helix transcriptional regulator, which translates to MELVGERWSLLIVRELLLGACRFSDLRAVLGTISAKTLTERLESLIDAGVVLRRVLPAPSRAQVYELTRWGYAAEPMIQEAGRWAAQSSGHDPTLPLSPVAFMISLRTMVDKRAVGKLKAKTIGFEIGRDSFIAEPAVAALPIRRRTETDRADATLFAPSAGPLAALFYRKLSSNDAGVRIEGDRAVAQRFVDLFALPPKLA; encoded by the coding sequence ATGGAATTGGTGGGTGAGCGTTGGTCCCTGCTGATCGTGCGGGAGCTCTTGTTGGGCGCCTGTCGCTTCTCCGATCTGCGCGCGGTGCTCGGGACGATCAGTGCCAAGACCCTCACTGAGCGGCTCGAGTCCTTGATCGACGCCGGTGTGGTCCTGCGTCGCGTCTTGCCCGCGCCGAGCAGGGCGCAGGTCTACGAGCTGACGCGCTGGGGCTATGCGGCCGAGCCCATGATTCAAGAGGCAGGTCGTTGGGCCGCGCAATCGAGCGGCCATGATCCAACACTGCCGCTCTCGCCCGTCGCGTTCATGATCTCGCTGCGCACCATGGTCGACAAGCGCGCAGTGGGAAAGCTGAAGGCGAAGACGATCGGCTTCGAGATAGGTCGAGATTCGTTCATCGCCGAACCGGCGGTCGCCGCGCTTCCGATCCGTCGTCGCACCGAAACGGACCGCGCCGACGCGACTCTTTTCGCACCCTCTGCCGGTCCCCTAGCGGCACTCTTCTACCGCAAGCTGTCGTCAAACGACGCAGGTGTTCGGATTGAAGGTGATCGCGCCGTGGCGCAGCGTTTCGTGGATTTGTTCGCACTGCCGCCCAAGTTGGCTTGA
- a CDS encoding ABC transporter ATP-binding protein: protein MANASEAVLEARSLTKVYRMGEVDVHALRGVDFQLFQSEFLVLLGPSGSGKSTLLNILGGLDTPSSGSVHYRDHDLGDASESELTRYRRDHVGFVFQFYNLIPSLTAKENVALVTDISRDPMDPAEALALVGLGDRVDHFPAQLSGGEQQRVAIARAIAKQPEVLLCDEPTGALDFRTGVQVLEVIDRVNRELGTTTAVITHNVPVAAIADRVVTLADGRVASEERNETKLAPQDVRW from the coding sequence ATGGCGAACGCCTCGGAAGCCGTTCTCGAAGCACGTAGCCTCACGAAAGTTTATCGCATGGGGGAGGTGGACGTGCATGCCCTGCGCGGCGTGGACTTCCAGCTCTTCCAGAGCGAGTTCCTGGTCTTGCTCGGCCCCTCGGGGAGCGGCAAGTCCACGCTGCTCAACATCTTGGGCGGGCTGGATACGCCCAGCTCCGGGAGCGTTCATTATCGCGATCACGACCTGGGCGACGCCAGCGAGTCGGAGCTCACGCGCTACCGTCGCGACCACGTCGGGTTCGTATTCCAGTTCTACAATCTGATTCCGAGCCTGACCGCCAAGGAGAACGTGGCGCTGGTCACGGACATCTCGAGAGATCCGATGGACCCCGCGGAAGCGCTGGCCCTCGTCGGCCTCGGAGACCGCGTGGATCACTTCCCGGCTCAGCTCTCCGGCGGTGAGCAGCAGCGTGTGGCCATCGCCCGGGCCATCGCCAAGCAGCCGGAGGTGCTGCTCTGCGACGAGCCCACTGGAGCCCTCGACTTTCGCACCGGCGTGCAAGTGCTGGAAGTGATCGATCGCGTGAATCGCGAGCTCGGTACCACGACCGCGGTCATCACCCACAACGTGCCGGTGGCGGCGATCGCGGATCGCGTCGTTACCCTGGCGGACGGCCGCGTGGCGAGTGAGGAACGCAACGAAACCAAGCTCGCGCCCCAGGACGTGAGATGGTGA
- a CDS encoding FtsX-like permease family protein: protein MVKAVNVKLVRDLARLVGQVVTIALVVACGIASYVTMQSAFDSLITSRDRYYEQYRFGDVFAHLERAPLSLEKRLEDVPGVAQAEARVVEAVMVPMPNMPRPASGTLVSLPPDGQPALDAVYLSKGRMLDPKRSDEVLLLTAFADAHHIVPGDRVPVVINGTLRDLRVVGLAMSPEFVFTLPPGAMTYDPKQIAVLWMVRDAASAAFRMEGAFNDVVLRMQPGASERNVLEQVDRVLEPYGGVGAVPRSKQPSHFMLMGELSQLESMATVVPMIFLFVAAFLLNVVLSRLIHLQRPQIATLKAVGYADFEVGLHYLKLVSLVVLIGALIGLALGSYLGRALTDLYTGEYFRFPHPEFRLELRAVVVSISISLFAAVVGALSTVRAVTALPPAEAMRPPAPASYKRSLLERLGLFELVGPSTRMVLREVQRRPLRLALSSLGISMALGIVVVAGYWYDAMDYMLDVQFHGAMREDVTVTFIKPLPQRAVRELEHLPGVTLAEGLRSVPVRFRFGHRYRDAVINAYPEHLELRRLVNQEGRRVAIPEHGIVLTRTLAEVLKVKPGERVEVEFREGERKQALIPVVGTVDEAFGLQGHMRASALHAIMDEEPTVNQGLLRADVEQRDAIYSRLKNMPWVAAVASPRDFRGQFEAQSGNIIRVYTMILALFASIIAIGVVYNNARVALSQRNRDLASLRVLGFTRGEIAAILFGELSIQVLLAIPVGGVVGYWMVTGIASTVDPETYRLPVFISPRTYAYAAAVTVFSAVVSALLVRRKLDRLDLIGVLKTRE, encoded by the coding sequence ATGGTGAAGGCCGTCAACGTCAAGCTGGTCCGCGACCTCGCGCGGCTGGTGGGTCAGGTGGTCACCATCGCGCTGGTAGTGGCCTGCGGCATCGCCAGCTACGTCACGATGCAGAGCGCTTTCGATTCGCTCATCACGTCCCGGGACCGGTACTACGAGCAGTACCGCTTTGGCGACGTGTTTGCCCACCTGGAGCGCGCGCCGCTCTCGCTGGAGAAGCGCCTGGAAGACGTGCCCGGTGTGGCGCAGGCGGAAGCGCGGGTGGTGGAGGCCGTGATGGTCCCCATGCCGAACATGCCGCGCCCGGCCAGTGGCACCCTCGTCAGCTTGCCGCCCGACGGGCAGCCGGCGCTGGACGCCGTGTACCTCTCGAAGGGACGAATGCTCGATCCCAAGCGCAGCGACGAAGTGCTCTTGCTCACGGCCTTCGCCGATGCTCACCACATCGTCCCCGGGGATCGCGTTCCCGTCGTCATCAACGGCACGCTGCGGGACCTGCGCGTCGTGGGATTGGCAATGTCGCCGGAGTTCGTGTTCACGCTGCCACCCGGCGCCATGACCTACGACCCCAAGCAGATCGCCGTGCTGTGGATGGTGCGAGATGCCGCCTCTGCGGCGTTTCGGATGGAGGGAGCCTTCAACGACGTCGTGCTACGCATGCAGCCGGGGGCGTCGGAGCGGAACGTGCTCGAGCAGGTGGACCGAGTGCTGGAGCCCTACGGCGGCGTCGGGGCGGTGCCGCGCTCGAAGCAGCCCTCGCACTTCATGCTGATGGGCGAGCTCAGTCAGCTCGAGAGCATGGCCACCGTCGTGCCGATGATCTTCTTGTTCGTTGCAGCGTTCCTGCTCAACGTGGTGCTCTCCCGCCTCATTCATCTGCAGCGCCCGCAGATCGCCACCCTCAAGGCGGTGGGGTACGCGGACTTCGAAGTGGGGCTCCACTACCTGAAGCTCGTGAGCTTGGTGGTGCTCATCGGCGCGCTCATCGGCCTGGCGCTGGGCTCCTATCTGGGGCGCGCGCTGACCGACCTGTACACCGGGGAGTACTTCCGCTTCCCGCACCCGGAGTTTCGCCTCGAGCTGCGCGCCGTGGTGGTGAGCATCAGCATCAGCCTATTCGCGGCCGTGGTCGGTGCGCTGTCCACGGTGCGCGCGGTGACGGCGTTGCCCCCCGCGGAAGCCATGCGCCCGCCGGCGCCCGCCAGCTACAAGCGCTCGCTCCTGGAGCGCCTGGGCTTGTTCGAGCTGGTGGGCCCCTCCACGCGCATGGTGCTCCGTGAGGTGCAACGCCGCCCGCTGCGCCTGGCGCTCTCCTCCTTGGGGATCTCCATGGCGCTCGGGATCGTGGTGGTGGCCGGCTACTGGTACGACGCGATGGACTACATGCTGGACGTCCAGTTTCACGGCGCGATGCGAGAGGACGTCACGGTCACCTTCATCAAGCCGCTACCCCAGCGGGCGGTGCGGGAGCTCGAGCATCTGCCGGGGGTGACCTTGGCGGAGGGGCTGCGCAGCGTTCCCGTGAGGTTCCGCTTCGGTCATCGCTATCGAGATGCGGTGATCAACGCGTACCCGGAGCACCTCGAGCTCCGGCGCTTGGTGAATCAGGAGGGCCGTCGGGTCGCGATCCCGGAGCATGGCATCGTGCTCACCAGGACCTTGGCGGAAGTGCTGAAGGTGAAGCCCGGCGAGCGGGTGGAGGTGGAGTTCCGCGAAGGGGAGCGCAAGCAGGCCTTGATTCCGGTGGTGGGGACCGTGGACGAAGCCTTCGGCCTGCAAGGCCACATGCGCGCGTCGGCGCTGCACGCCATCATGGACGAAGAACCCACGGTGAACCAAGGGCTGTTGCGCGCGGACGTGGAACAGCGAGACGCGATCTACTCGCGCCTGAAGAACATGCCTTGGGTAGCTGCCGTGGCTTCGCCCAGGGATTTTCGCGGCCAGTTCGAAGCGCAGAGCGGCAACATCATCCGTGTGTACACCATGATCCTCGCGCTCTTCGCCAGCATCATCGCCATAGGCGTCGTGTACAACAACGCTCGCGTGGCGCTCTCTCAGCGCAATCGGGATCTGGCGAGCCTTCGGGTGCTGGGCTTCACGCGGGGGGAGATTGCCGCCATCCTCTTCGGCGAGCTGTCCATCCAAGTGTTGCTCGCCATCCCCGTCGGGGGCGTGGTCGGCTACTGGATGGTCACGGGCATCGCTTCCACGGTGGACCCCGAAACCTATCGGCTCCCCGTGTTCATCTCGCCGCGCACCTACGCCTACGCCGCCGCCGTCACGGTGTTCTCCGCGGTGGTGAGCGCGCTACTGGTGCGCCGCAAGCTCGACCGGTTGGACCTGATCGGAGTGCTCAAGACCAGGGAGTGA
- a CDS encoding HlyD family efflux transporter periplasmic adaptor subunit yields MTRNDDNKAKRATKRNLSRWIKRVLLALVGLGLLALIVVAWLPKPVVVETAVSEKGKLVVTVDEDGRSRVKDRYVISAPLTGNVARIELRPGDTVQQGQVLARLVPLTAPLLDARSKKEAQARVAASEAARRQAKAQIERAEAALEYSKKQAKQTRELVAKGVVAETESDRANLEERSRQAELTSAQFGAKVAAHELSMAQAALGAFSAPGKGGDQMNVPSPVAGRVLKVIQESEGVVQAGAPLVEVGDPAALEIVVDVLTSDAVRIQSGAHVLLERWGGDTLHGRVRLVEPSAFTRVSALGVEEQRVNAVIDLDEPYAKWKALMDGYRVEAKIIVWQGADVVKLPSSALFRRGEGWAVFVVRGDQAAVAPVKTGHDNGLEVEILEGISPGDRVIVHPSDRVADGVRVAYR; encoded by the coding sequence GTGACCCGCAACGACGACAACAAGGCAAAGCGTGCGACGAAGCGCAACCTGTCCCGGTGGATCAAGCGCGTGCTCCTGGCGCTGGTGGGGCTCGGGCTGTTGGCGCTGATCGTGGTTGCTTGGTTGCCGAAGCCCGTGGTCGTGGAAACCGCAGTGTCCGAAAAGGGCAAGCTGGTCGTGACGGTCGACGAAGACGGACGCTCGCGAGTGAAGGACCGCTACGTCATCTCGGCGCCGCTCACGGGCAACGTGGCGCGCATCGAGCTTCGCCCGGGGGACACCGTGCAGCAAGGACAGGTGCTCGCGCGTCTGGTGCCACTCACGGCGCCCCTGCTGGACGCCCGTAGCAAGAAGGAGGCGCAGGCGCGAGTGGCGGCGTCCGAGGCGGCGCGCCGGCAAGCCAAGGCTCAGATCGAGCGAGCGGAAGCTGCGCTGGAGTACTCGAAGAAGCAGGCGAAACAGACGCGGGAGCTGGTCGCGAAGGGCGTGGTGGCGGAGACCGAATCCGACCGTGCGAACTTGGAAGAGCGTTCGCGGCAGGCGGAGCTCACCAGCGCGCAGTTCGGCGCCAAGGTCGCGGCGCACGAGCTATCCATGGCGCAGGCGGCGCTGGGCGCGTTCAGCGCACCGGGCAAGGGTGGGGATCAGATGAACGTGCCGAGCCCGGTGGCGGGACGTGTGCTCAAGGTGATCCAGGAGAGCGAAGGCGTGGTCCAAGCCGGCGCCCCGCTGGTGGAGGTGGGAGACCCAGCGGCCCTCGAGATCGTGGTGGACGTGCTCACCAGCGACGCCGTGCGCATCCAGTCCGGCGCTCACGTGCTGCTCGAGCGCTGGGGAGGCGACACGCTCCACGGCCGCGTGCGCTTGGTGGAGCCCTCCGCCTTCACTCGCGTCTCCGCCCTGGGCGTGGAAGAGCAGCGCGTCAACGCGGTGATCGACCTGGACGAGCCCTACGCGAAGTGGAAAGCGTTGATGGACGGCTACCGCGTGGAGGCCAAGATCATCGTGTGGCAGGGCGCGGACGTGGTGAAGCTCCCGTCGAGCGCCTTGTTCCGCCGCGGGGAGGGCTGGGCCGTGTTCGTGGTGCGCGGCGACCAGGCCGCGGTGGCCCCGGTGAAGACCGGTCACGACAACGGTCTCGAGGTGGAGATCCTGGAAGGGATCTCCCCGGGAGATCGCGTCATCGTTCATCCCAGCGACCGCGTGGCGGACGGGGTGCGCGTGGCCTATCGTTAG